The Scyliorhinus canicula chromosome 13, sScyCan1.1, whole genome shotgun sequence genome contains a region encoding:
- the LOC119975620 gene encoding heterogeneous nuclear ribonucleoprotein D0-like codes for MAVVVGSSSSQLQDVTAVVLQVLDRVLELKEHKLDGRVVDPKRAIAMKKEPVKKIFVGGLHPDTPEDKIREYFGTFGEVESIELPMDSKTNKRRGFCFISFKEEETVKKVLEKKYHDVGSSKCEIKVAQPKEAYQQQQQWGGRGSLTGWGRGGGRGTGQSQNWRQGYSNNYWIIPDGTAALRTHAPFVR; via the exons atggctgTAGTGGTTGGAAGttcatcatctcagctccaggacgtcactgcagTAGTTCttcaag TACTGGACAGAGTACTGGAACTAAAGGAACACAAGTTAGATGGTAGAGTAGTGGATCCTAAAAGAGCAATTGCCATGAAGAAAGAACCTGTAAAGAAAATCTTTGTTGGAGGTCTTCATCCAGATACTCCAGAAGATAAGATCAGAGAGTACTTTGGAACCTTTGGTGAGGTGGAATCAATTGAACTTCCAATGGATAGCAAGACCAACAAAAGAAGAGGATTTTGTTTCATCTCTTTTAAAGAAGAAGAGACGGTGAAAAAGGTTTTGGAGAAGAAGTACCACGATGTTGGAAGTAGCAAGTGTGAAATTAAAGTGGCTCAGCCTAAAGAAGCTTACCAACAGCAACAGCAGTGGGGAGGCAGAGGAAGCTTGACAGGATGGGGTAGAGGTGGTGGCCGTGGAACTGGTCAAAGCCAGAACTGGAGACAAGGATACAGCAATAATTACTGGATTATTCCCGATG